From Vicinamibacterales bacterium, a single genomic window includes:
- a CDS encoding Dam family site-specific DNA-(adenine-N6)-methyltransferase — protein sequence MNRRGLRPFLKWVGGKRQLLPVLRRYYPATFGGYFEPFVGSGAVFFDLLGRGDLDGRAITLSDDNADLIGCYARIGDSLDLVLAELDRLAHDHAAGGRAHYLRVRDERFNPRRAAWRGAGSEIGTYGADLAAMLIYLNRTGYNGLFRQNASGEYNVPPGRYDRPRIVDRPLLTEVSAILRRPNVRVQHAPFDQIADTAVAGDFVYFDPPYAPLSATANFRGYTGRGFADADQERLQRVLIALAERGVQVLLSNSTAPAVTRLYEGNQDVRAAGLHAWRFPARRAVNSNAERRGTVEELVVSNVRPVEAKSS from the coding sequence GTGAATCGCCGGGGCCTGCGCCCGTTCTTGAAATGGGTCGGTGGCAAGCGGCAGTTGTTGCCGGTCCTGCGCCGCTACTACCCGGCGACCTTCGGCGGCTACTTCGAACCGTTCGTCGGCAGCGGCGCGGTGTTCTTCGACCTGCTGGGCCGCGGCGATCTCGACGGCCGCGCGATCACGCTCAGCGACGACAACGCCGACCTGATTGGTTGCTACGCGCGCATCGGCGACTCGCTCGACCTCGTGCTGGCCGAACTCGATCGGCTCGCGCACGATCACGCCGCCGGCGGCCGGGCCCACTACCTGCGCGTGCGCGACGAGCGCTTCAACCCACGCCGCGCGGCGTGGCGCGGCGCCGGCAGCGAGATCGGCACCTACGGCGCCGATCTCGCCGCGATGCTGATCTACCTCAATCGCACCGGCTACAACGGGTTGTTCCGGCAGAACGCGTCGGGCGAGTACAACGTGCCGCCCGGCCGCTACGATCGGCCGCGGATCGTCGATCGGCCGCTGCTGACGGAGGTGTCGGCGATCCTGAGACGGCCCAACGTCCGCGTCCAGCACGCGCCGTTCGACCAGATTGCCGACACGGCCGTCGCCGGCGACTTTGTCTATTTCGATCCGCCGTACGCACCGCTGAGTGCCACCGCCAACTTTCGCGGTTACACCGGACGTGGGTTTGCCGACGCCGACCAGGAACGCCTGCAACGGGTGCTGATCGCTCTCGCCGAGCGCGGGGTCCAGGTGCTGCTGTCCAATTCCACTGCGCCGGCCGTGACGCGGCTGTACGAGGGCAACCAGGACGTACGCGCGGCGGGACTGCATGCCTGGCGGTTCCCTGCCCGCCGGGCCGTCAACTCGAATGCGGAGCGGCGAGGCACCGTCGAAGAACTCGTGGTGTCGAACGTTCGTCCCGTCGAGGCGAAGAGCAGCTAA